A stretch of the Bdellovibrio sp. 22V genome encodes the following:
- a CDS encoding transporter substrate-binding domain-containing protein has translation MLSIRAFLTALLIVLFCLAGQAHKILVEDSWPPFAFKKDNFPVGLSVDLVSEAFFLAGEPLELMQVPYPRCIALTANGKYPACFNSAYSAEMKEFLFPKEPLFKSRGLIVFNIQKKENHVHSLKDLEGKQVALPTGFPFGTAFDENKKILKVFTANDFNSLRMVHTQRISFAAVDEFVLYYYLKHHPEFRKTLRITLHLSEEPIFVHFAKNSEGKVLLRKFETGLIKLKKSARYKEILEKWVGKEGLNKVALKSPRQ, from the coding sequence ATGTTGAGCATTCGTGCTTTTCTTACTGCGCTTCTAATAGTGCTTTTCTGTCTTGCGGGGCAGGCACATAAGATCCTGGTTGAGGACAGTTGGCCGCCCTTTGCATTTAAGAAGGACAATTTTCCGGTCGGTCTTTCCGTGGACCTGGTTTCAGAAGCATTTTTCCTGGCTGGGGAACCTCTTGAGCTGATGCAAGTCCCCTATCCCCGCTGTATCGCTCTTACAGCCAACGGAAAATACCCTGCTTGTTTTAATTCTGCCTACAGTGCCGAGATGAAAGAGTTTTTGTTCCCCAAAGAGCCGCTTTTCAAAAGCCGCGGCTTGATTGTTTTTAATATTCAAAAAAAGGAAAACCACGTTCATAGCTTAAAAGACCTTGAAGGCAAACAGGTGGCCCTTCCGACGGGATTTCCCTTCGGTACAGCTTTCGACGAAAACAAAAAAATTCTGAAAGTCTTTACAGCGAATGACTTTAACAGTTTACGTATGGTTCACACCCAAAGGATTTCCTTCGCCGCCGTGGATGAATTCGTTCTTTATTATTATTTGAAACATCATCCGGAGTTCAGAAAAACGTTGCGCATCACTTTGCATCTCAGTGAAGAGCCCATCTTTGTGCACTTTGCGAAAAACTCGGAAGGAAAAGTTCTTTTGCGGAAATTCGAAACCGGACTTATTAAACTTAAAAAGTCCGCTCGCTACAAAGAGATTCTGGAAAAATGGGTCGGGAAAGAGGGCTTAAACAAGGTCGCCTTGAAATCTCCCCGCCAATAA
- a CDS encoding LysR family transcriptional regulator — protein MKNLYQLTTFVTVISEGSMTAAADKLYLTQPAVSQQIRNLEEDLGVELLVRGVRQIKATPQGEVLYEYAKKIINLTQQAEIAIKSIGNQMKGQLRIGTLNSLGLHLMSPIVGRLMRHNPDLMLKIDYDRGDELIKSFKKGQYDILILPDVKTEFATELENSDAKFLVKEEMWLVGSSKDEKMPQQISFKDIGAFALVNFTEEFPGFTHLVNEKMKANSLQVPSIFESANVGTLKRVIEAGLGWGFLPAHSIKKQVRSGRLNRVYVKDLHYEIDLMFYSKKNSENKPLIDIFYQTMAQQEKG, from the coding sequence GTGAAGAATCTTTATCAACTGACGACCTTTGTGACTGTCATCAGCGAGGGAAGCATGACTGCAGCGGCAGACAAGCTTTATCTTACTCAGCCGGCGGTGAGCCAGCAGATCCGGAACCTAGAGGAAGATCTAGGTGTTGAGCTGCTTGTGCGCGGTGTACGTCAGATCAAGGCGACGCCGCAGGGTGAAGTTCTTTATGAGTACGCTAAAAAAATTATCAATCTGACTCAGCAAGCGGAAATCGCGATCAAATCCATCGGCAATCAAATGAAAGGGCAGTTGCGCATTGGAACGCTCAACTCTTTAGGACTGCACTTGATGAGTCCCATCGTTGGTCGCTTGATGCGCCATAATCCCGATCTCATGTTGAAGATTGATTACGACCGCGGCGATGAACTCATTAAAAGTTTCAAAAAAGGCCAGTACGATATTCTGATTCTGCCGGATGTGAAGACCGAGTTCGCGACGGAACTAGAAAACTCCGATGCGAAATTTTTGGTTAAAGAGGAGATGTGGCTTGTCGGCTCCAGTAAAGACGAAAAGATGCCGCAGCAAATTTCTTTTAAAGATATCGGCGCCTTTGCATTGGTGAACTTCACAGAGGAGTTCCCCGGTTTCACGCATCTTGTGAATGAAAAAATGAAGGCGAACAGCCTCCAGGTGCCGTCCATCTTTGAATCTGCCAACGTAGGAACACTGAAACGTGTTATCGAAGCGGGGTTAGGTTGGGGGTTCTTGCCGGCGCATTCAATAAAAAAACAAGTGCGTTCAGGGCGTTTGAATCGCGTCTATGTCAAGGATCTGCACTATGAAATCGACCTGATGTTCTATAGTAAAAAGAATTCCGAGAACAAACCTCTGATCGATATCTTCTACCAAACCATGGCCCAACAAGAAAAAGGCTAA